The following proteins are encoded in a genomic region of Gimesia algae:
- a CDS encoding Gfo/Idh/MocA family protein, translating to MSNSVDRREFLKKALIAGTAVPAFTGALPLLPLQAAAKSKSPNEKLNLASIGVAARAYANISGTKSENFVALCDIDSKRLEIASKEFPKAEKYDDYRKVLDRNDLDGVLVSTPDHMHAPAAAAALRKGLPVYCEKPLTHSVFEARVLTDLAAKAGVATQMGNQIHATDNYRKVVEMVQSGVIGPVRRVHVWVGGGVRIEGERSKENNPPSYVNYDQWIGPAPFRPYNESHFHFNWRYWWDFGNGQLGDFGCHYMDLPFWALKLKYPKTVVAVGEKAHGGVNECPSLMKVDYEYEAREDLPPVHMTWYHGGWKPKGAEAYEKNSAVLFEGDDGRLLADYGTNKVFMEAGKEAKPVEPYLTRPQSHHIEWLNAIRNGTPTGSNFNYAGPLTETVLLGNVSYRVGQKKLEWDADNLKVTNVPEAAQYIKREYREGWTL from the coding sequence ATGTCAAATTCCGTCGACCGCCGTGAGTTCCTCAAGAAAGCATTGATCGCGGGAACTGCCGTTCCAGCCTTCACAGGTGCTCTGCCTCTGCTGCCACTGCAAGCCGCTGCCAAAAGTAAAAGTCCGAATGAAAAACTCAATCTGGCGTCGATCGGCGTGGCCGCCCGGGCATATGCGAATATCAGCGGTACGAAATCAGAAAACTTCGTCGCTCTCTGCGATATCGATTCGAAGCGTCTGGAGATTGCCTCCAAAGAATTCCCCAAAGCCGAAAAGTATGATGACTATCGCAAGGTTCTGGATCGCAACGACCTGGACGGCGTTCTGGTCAGTACTCCCGATCACATGCACGCCCCGGCGGCCGCAGCAGCGCTGCGAAAAGGCCTGCCAGTTTACTGTGAGAAACCACTCACGCACTCCGTGTTCGAAGCACGTGTCCTGACCGATCTGGCCGCCAAAGCGGGCGTCGCCACACAGATGGGGAACCAGATTCACGCGACCGACAACTACCGCAAGGTGGTGGAAATGGTTCAGTCCGGTGTAATCGGTCCCGTCCGTCGCGTGCACGTCTGGGTGGGAGGCGGTGTTCGTATTGAAGGCGAACGCTCCAAAGAAAATAATCCCCCCTCTTATGTCAACTACGATCAATGGATCGGACCGGCGCCGTTCCGTCCCTACAATGAATCGCATTTCCACTTCAACTGGCGCTACTGGTGGGACTTCGGTAACGGTCAACTGGGTGACTTCGGTTGTCACTATATGGATCTGCCTTTCTGGGCTCTGAAACTCAAATACCCCAAGACCGTCGTTGCTGTTGGAGAAAAGGCACATGGTGGTGTGAACGAATGCCCGAGCCTGATGAAGGTCGATTACGAATACGAGGCCCGCGAAGATCTGCCTCCAGTGCACATGACCTGGTATCATGGCGGCTGGAAACCCAAAGGCGCCGAAGCTTACGAGAAAAACAGCGCCGTCCTGTTCGAAGGGGATGACGGACGCCTGCTCGCTGATTACGGTACGAACAAGGTCTTCATGGAAGCCGGCAAAGAAGCCAAACCGGTAGAACCTTACCTGACCCGTCCCCAGAGCCACCACATCGAATGGCTGAACGCGATCCGCAACGGCACACCGACGGGCAGTAACTTCAACTACGCGGGCCCGCTGACCGAAACCGTGCTGCTGGGCAACGTTTCCTACCGCGTTGGTCAGAAGAAACTGGAATGGGATGCCGACAACCTCAAGGTCACCAACGTCCCCGAAGCCGCCCAGTACATTAAACGCGAATACCGCGAAGGCTGGACACTGTAG
- a CDS encoding response regulator has translation MTNPQKILFCGPSDDQTSELREQFTNEDYLVVTSENLAEGIAEFDQGNISALVVPATSGTLPLALIQSGTLLEFLPHAVVVLDVDLRIIWSNHQLSQLCGQEDSLIGHSFYDAFGAPEILGPDFSPFHTAFSTRKIAKSGLRVGDKSYFDVEVMPVLTSPDSQQEPAYLVASVRDISEEVLQRQKLNAIYQAGLELGDLSPEEIFEMTTEDRIELLKAKILHYTQDLLEFETVEIRLLDKASNRLDVLLAVGMEQVATNRTLYADPEANGVTGFVAATGKSYLCEDTAHDPLYMTGAPDARSSLTVPLNLHDEVLGTFNVESPHAGAFDENDLHFLELFSREVAIALNTLDLLVVEKLTTASASTELIMRGVVDPVDEILNDTAWILERYIGHEPSVCERLQRILKDTRHIKQLIQQVGDEMAPQAPHHHKVPTMRQVNPKLVNKRILVVDSDATVRRAAHELLGRLGCEVETAHDGEEAFLMVRSFHYDVVIADIRLPDMNGYECFAQIREIHEHLPVILMTGFGYDPTHSIVKARQLGLKCVLYKPFRLDQLISGVEKAVSISEDITSETSN, from the coding sequence GTGACCAATCCGCAAAAAATTCTCTTCTGTGGGCCCTCAGATGACCAGACTTCTGAGTTGCGAGAACAGTTCACCAATGAAGACTATCTGGTTGTAACCTCGGAGAATCTGGCGGAAGGCATCGCCGAATTTGATCAGGGAAACATTTCTGCTCTGGTCGTTCCAGCCACTTCCGGTACCTTACCTCTGGCTTTAATTCAGTCGGGTACACTTCTGGAATTTCTGCCACATGCTGTGGTCGTTCTGGATGTCGACCTGCGTATCATCTGGTCGAATCATCAGCTGAGCCAGCTCTGCGGTCAGGAAGATTCACTGATTGGTCATTCCTTCTACGATGCCTTTGGCGCCCCCGAAATTCTGGGTCCTGATTTCAGCCCGTTTCATACAGCCTTCTCCACACGCAAGATTGCCAAGAGCGGACTGCGGGTGGGAGATAAGAGCTATTTCGATGTCGAAGTCATGCCCGTCCTGACCTCTCCTGACAGTCAACAGGAGCCCGCTTATCTGGTGGCCAGCGTGCGTGATATCTCTGAAGAAGTATTACAGCGCCAGAAACTCAATGCCATCTATCAGGCAGGACTTGAGCTCGGCGATCTGTCTCCCGAAGAAATTTTCGAGATGACGACCGAAGATCGCATCGAACTCCTCAAAGCCAAAATCCTGCATTACACTCAGGATCTGCTTGAATTTGAAACCGTGGAAATTCGTCTGTTGGATAAAGCCTCGAATCGGCTGGATGTGCTCCTCGCCGTCGGCATGGAGCAGGTGGCGACCAACCGCACACTTTATGCAGATCCCGAAGCGAACGGCGTGACCGGCTTTGTTGCCGCCACGGGAAAAAGTTATCTCTGCGAAGACACGGCACACGACCCCCTGTATATGACAGGCGCTCCCGATGCCCGCAGCTCCCTGACGGTTCCCCTGAATCTGCACGATGAAGTGCTGGGAACCTTCAATGTGGAAAGCCCGCACGCGGGTGCCTTTGACGAAAATGATCTGCACTTTCTTGAGCTGTTCAGTCGCGAAGTCGCGATTGCTTTAAATACACTGGATCTGCTGGTTGTCGAAAAACTGACGACGGCCTCTGCCAGTACGGAATTAATTATGCGTGGGGTCGTTGATCCGGTGGATGAGATCCTCAACGATACGGCCTGGATTCTGGAGCGGTATATCGGTCACGAGCCAAGTGTGTGCGAGCGATTGCAGCGTATCCTTAAAGATACTCGTCACATTAAGCAACTGATTCAACAGGTGGGAGACGAAATGGCTCCCCAGGCACCTCATCATCATAAAGTGCCCACGATGAGACAGGTGAATCCCAAACTGGTCAACAAGCGGATTCTGGTCGTCGACAGTGATGCCACTGTCAGACGGGCAGCACATGAACTGCTGGGCCGACTGGGCTGTGAGGTAGAAACCGCTCACGATGGAGAAGAAGCATTCCTGATGGTCCGCAGCTTTCATTATGATGTGGTCATCGCCGATATCCGGCTGCCCGATATGAACGGGTACGAATGCTTCGCCCAGATCCGGGAGATTCATGAGCACCTGCCTGTCATCCTGATGACAGGATTTGGTTACGATCCCACGCACTCGATCGTCAAAGCCCGACAATTGGGACTGAAATGCGTTCTCTACAAGCCGTTCCGCCTCGATCAACTGATTTCCGGCGTGGAAAAAGCAGTCAGCATTTCGGAAGATATCACTTCAGAAACCTCCAATTGA
- a CDS encoding diacylglycerol/lipid kinase family protein, which yields MSLPWVAIQRNPISGTGNRASLIMDLIRHLKQKGIRPRLFSNRERMQELLQNHSTAAPPLCVVAAGGDGTVQDLINRYPEQRIAILPLGTENLMARYLGIRKSGVFVAEMISQGATREVDLCQMQHQRFILMASVGFDAAVVADLTEFRKGNISHLSYLKPVWRTIRSYPYEPLLISTGQSTAEITAYHAIVVNIPVYGLNLNFSPSAKDEDGLLDLIVFKRKGLFSTLKYLYQIVRGSHLKSPDVQRIQTDRIQIRSAKPVPVQTDGDASGLTPLEITVLPRAGRFIVPC from the coding sequence ATGAGTTTACCCTGGGTCGCCATCCAAAGAAATCCGATCTCCGGTACAGGAAACCGTGCTTCGCTGATCATGGATCTGATCCGACACCTGAAGCAAAAAGGTATCAGGCCGCGTCTGTTTTCCAATCGGGAACGAATGCAGGAACTGCTGCAAAACCATTCCACAGCAGCCCCGCCATTGTGCGTCGTTGCCGCGGGCGGAGATGGGACCGTCCAGGACCTGATCAACCGGTATCCTGAACAGCGGATCGCGATTCTCCCACTGGGAACCGAAAACCTGATGGCCCGGTATCTGGGCATTCGCAAATCAGGCGTCTTCGTCGCGGAGATGATCAGCCAGGGTGCAACACGTGAAGTCGACCTGTGCCAGATGCAGCACCAGCGTTTTATCCTGATGGCAAGTGTGGGCTTTGACGCCGCAGTAGTAGCAGATCTGACCGAATTCCGGAAAGGAAATATATCCCACCTGAGTTATCTGAAACCAGTCTGGCGGACCATACGTTCCTATCCGTATGAACCACTGTTGATCTCCACAGGTCAGAGCACCGCAGAGATCACCGCTTACCATGCCATCGTTGTGAACATTCCCGTCTATGGACTGAATCTGAATTTTTCTCCTTCAGCAAAGGATGAGGATGGACTGCTCGACCTGATCGTGTTTAAGAGAAAAGGGCTGTTCAGCACCCTGAAATACCTGTACCAGATTGTACGTGGCTCACATTTGAAATCGCCTGATGTACAACGAATTCAGACAGATCGCATTCAGATTCGCTCCGCGAAACCGGTTCCCGTTCAGACCGACGGTGATGCTTCAGGTCTGACACCGTTGGAAATCACTGTTCTCCCCCGGGCAGGCCGATTTATCGTCCCTTGCTGA